The following proteins come from a genomic window of Frankia casuarinae:
- a CDS encoding class I SAM-dependent methyltransferase, translated as MTISRQPAEHDPAEATIPRREPQWSPNVARATRILFESLIGDDPPVRIALWDGSVLGPDTTTRILVRSPEALRRILFRPGELGFARAFVAGEIDVEGDIFAALAVRRGIAGAGSRLTGATARAAATLLRELGPRMPAPPPEEARLRGRQHTRDRDAAAISHHYDVSNAFYRLILGPTMTYSCGVWESEQVGLDAAQNAKHELVCRKLGLRPGERLLDIGCGWGSMLIHAARHHGVRGVGVTISVEQATQARRLVAEADLADVIEIRLQDYREIPDGPFDAISSIGMVEHVGRAMLPTYFDQLYRLLRPGGRLLNHGISFPGDPAGARRARPGLGPVPLPRGRDFLQRYVFPDGELHEIGVMVSLMQAAGFEARHVESLREHYALTLRAWVRLLEKNWPAAVGMVGAGRARVWRLYMAGSALSFESGRTQIHQTLAVRPDAGTAGMPLRPRFESPTTAPSQSTAPTPTTAPTPTTAPSQSTAG; from the coding sequence GTGACGATCAGTCGACAGCCGGCGGAGCACGACCCTGCCGAAGCGACCATTCCGCGCCGGGAGCCGCAGTGGTCACCGAACGTGGCGCGGGCGACGCGCATCTTGTTCGAGAGCCTGATCGGGGACGACCCGCCGGTACGGATCGCGCTGTGGGACGGCTCGGTGCTGGGACCGGACACCACCACCCGGATCCTGGTCCGCTCGCCGGAGGCGCTGCGCCGCATTCTGTTCCGCCCGGGTGAGCTGGGCTTCGCGCGGGCCTTCGTCGCCGGGGAGATCGACGTCGAGGGGGACATCTTCGCCGCCCTCGCGGTGCGCCGAGGCATCGCCGGTGCCGGCTCGCGGCTGACCGGCGCGACCGCCCGCGCCGCCGCGACCCTGCTGCGCGAACTCGGCCCGCGCATGCCGGCCCCGCCGCCCGAGGAGGCCCGGCTGCGCGGCCGGCAGCACACCCGGGACCGGGACGCGGCGGCGATATCCCATCACTACGACGTGTCCAATGCGTTCTACCGCCTCATCCTCGGCCCGACGATGACCTATTCCTGCGGGGTGTGGGAATCGGAGCAGGTCGGCCTGGACGCCGCCCAGAACGCCAAGCACGAGCTGGTCTGCCGCAAGCTGGGCCTGCGTCCCGGCGAGCGGTTGCTGGACATCGGCTGCGGCTGGGGCAGCATGCTGATCCACGCCGCCCGCCACCACGGGGTCCGCGGCGTGGGGGTGACCATCTCGGTGGAACAGGCCACGCAGGCCCGCCGCCTCGTCGCCGAGGCGGACCTCGCCGACGTCATCGAGATCCGCCTGCAGGACTACCGGGAAATCCCGGACGGCCCCTTCGACGCGATCAGTTCCATCGGCATGGTGGAACACGTCGGCCGGGCGATGCTCCCGACTTACTTCGACCAGTTGTACCGGCTGCTGCGCCCCGGGGGGCGCCTGCTCAACCACGGCATCTCGTTTCCCGGCGACCCCGCGGGGGCCCGCCGGGCCCGGCCCGGCCTCGGCCCGGTCCCGTTGCCGAGGGGACGCGACTTCCTCCAGCGCTACGTCTTCCCGGACGGGGAACTACACGAGATCGGGGTCATGGTCTCCCTGATGCAGGCGGCCGGTTTCGAGGCGCGCCACGTCGAGTCCCTGCGCGAGCACTACGCGCTGACCCTGCGGGCCTGGGTACGCCTGCTGGAGAAGAACTGGCCGGCCGCGGTCGGCATGGTCGGGGCGGGTCGGGCCCGCGTCTGGCGGCTCTACATGGCCGGATCGGCGCTGAGCTTCGAGAGCGGGCGGACCCAGATCCACCAGACCCTCGCGGTCCGGCCGGACGCCGGCACCGCCGGCATGCCCCTGCGGCCCCGCTTCGAGTCGCCCACGACCGCACCGAGCCAGTCGACCGCACCGACGCCCACGACCGCACCGACGCCCACGACCGCACCGAGCCAGTCGACGGCCGGCTGA
- a CDS encoding DEAD/DEAH box helicase, with protein MPDVLAGENVLGRARTGSGKTLAFGLPLLARLAGQGPAQPRRPRALVLVPTRELAQQVNDALEPLTKALNLRLAPVYGGTSISRQISALRRGVHLVVATPGRLTDLVERGACVLDGIEITVLDEADFMCDLGFLPAVKALLDATPADGQRLLFSATLDREVEVLVRDYLPDPVLVAVDSEVSQVTTLARHALEAVDRAAQVALVTALAGGSGRTLVFVRTQRDADWVAESLSRAGVPAEPLHGGMPQGARTRALAGFTDGFYRVLVATDVAARGIHVDGIRLVVHLGPPEDAKTYQHRGGRTARAGADGADVLVTLPAERGKVRGLLRAVGIEARPIPTTADDPIVLELAGPPAPRISKDEIPLARTGGGRGPRGGGTPRGNEHRPARREGHRFGRPATGHGRPPRRGAAPGTASTAPAPTA; from the coding sequence CTGCCCGACGTCCTCGCCGGGGAGAACGTCCTCGGCCGGGCCCGGACCGGCTCGGGCAAAACGCTCGCCTTCGGGCTGCCGCTGCTCGCCCGCCTGGCCGGCCAGGGGCCGGCCCAGCCCCGCCGGCCCCGTGCGCTCGTCCTCGTGCCGACCCGCGAGCTGGCCCAGCAGGTCAACGACGCGCTTGAGCCCCTGACCAAGGCGCTCAACCTCCGGCTCGCGCCGGTGTACGGCGGGACGTCCATCAGCCGGCAGATCTCCGCGCTGCGCCGCGGTGTGCACCTGGTCGTCGCCACCCCGGGTCGGCTCACCGATCTGGTGGAGCGCGGCGCGTGCGTGCTGGACGGGATCGAGATCACGGTCCTGGACGAGGCCGACTTCATGTGTGACCTCGGCTTCCTGCCCGCGGTGAAGGCACTGCTCGACGCCACTCCGGCGGACGGGCAGCGGCTGCTGTTCAGCGCGACGCTCGACCGGGAGGTCGAGGTGCTCGTGCGCGACTACCTGCCCGACCCGGTCCTGGTCGCGGTGGACTCCGAGGTCTCCCAGGTCACCACGCTCGCCCGGCACGCGCTCGAGGCCGTCGACCGGGCCGCGCAGGTCGCCCTGGTGACCGCGCTCGCCGGCGGCTCGGGGCGCACCCTGGTGTTCGTGCGCACCCAGCGTGACGCCGACTGGGTGGCCGAGTCGCTGAGCCGGGCCGGGGTGCCGGCCGAGCCGCTGCACGGCGGAATGCCACAGGGGGCGCGGACCCGGGCGCTGGCCGGTTTCACCGACGGCTTCTACCGGGTGCTGGTCGCCACCGACGTCGCCGCCCGCGGCATCCACGTTGACGGCATCCGGCTCGTCGTGCACCTCGGTCCGCCGGAGGACGCCAAGACCTACCAGCACCGAGGCGGACGGACCGCCCGAGCCGGCGCCGACGGTGCGGACGTGCTCGTCACCCTGCCCGCCGAACGCGGCAAGGTGCGCGGGCTGCTGCGCGCCGTCGGGATCGAGGCGAGGCCGATCCCGACGACCGCCGACGATCCGATCGTGCTCGAGCTCGCCGGGCCGCCCGCGCCCCGGATCAGCAAGGACGAGATCCCGCTAGCCCGCACGGGCGGCGGGCGGGGACCGCGCGGCGGCGGTACGCCTCGCGGCAACGAGCACCGGCCCGCCCGGCGAGAGGGGCACCGGTTCGGGCGGCCGGCGACCGGGCACGGCCGCCCGCCGCGCCGGGGCGCCGCTCCCGGAACGGCCTCCACCGCACCGGCACCGACAGCCTAA
- a CDS encoding pyridoxal phosphate-dependent decarboxylase family protein, translated as MRGMPPVDALRAALRAAAGHADAYLAGLADRRVGPSLTAEQVRRRLGDTLPAGPSDPVAVIDALVDAVAGGLTATGSGRFFGYVVGGTLPAALAADLLTVVWDQNAALASLSPAASAVEALTGRWIAQLLGLPSGVSVGFTTGTQMAHVTALAAARHRVLARAGWDVETDGLAGAPPVRVLVGAARHATVDAALRLLGFGTRATIAVEADELGRMRPEALRAALADESGGSGPTIVIAQAGEVNTGGFDPFEEVCALAREHGAWVHVDGAFGLWAAVSAAASRRALVAGVERADSWATDGHKWLNVPYDCGIALIADREAHRRSMSVSADYFVLDSAGRLDPVDWTPEFSRRARAFAVYAALRSLGRAGLRDLVDRCCEYANRFAVRLAALPGVTVLNSVAGPAGSAGSAGPGRVVELNQVLIRVVADQEGDRTAAGRAEGDRLTAAVTAAVTASGEAFVSGTVWRGRTAMRISVSNWSTSDGEVERTIAVIEAAVAEARGTTVRGTTVRGTTVAAPSGGGTHRGGIAS; from the coding sequence ATGCGAGGCATGCCGCCCGTTGACGCGCTCCGCGCGGCACTGCGCGCCGCCGCCGGGCATGCCGACGCCTACCTGGCGGGTCTGGCCGATCGTCGGGTCGGCCCCAGCCTGACCGCCGAGCAGGTCCGCCGCCGGCTCGGCGACACGCTGCCGGCAGGCCCGAGCGACCCGGTGGCGGTCATCGACGCCCTGGTCGACGCGGTGGCCGGCGGCCTCACCGCGACCGGCTCGGGCCGCTTCTTCGGCTACGTCGTCGGCGGGACCCTGCCGGCGGCGCTCGCCGCCGACCTGCTCACCGTCGTGTGGGACCAGAACGCCGCCCTGGCCTCCCTCTCCCCGGCCGCCAGCGCCGTCGAGGCGCTGACCGGCCGCTGGATCGCGCAACTGCTCGGCCTGCCGTCGGGGGTGTCCGTCGGGTTCACCACCGGCACCCAGATGGCGCACGTGACCGCCCTGGCGGCCGCACGGCACCGGGTGCTGGCGCGGGCCGGCTGGGATGTCGAGACGGACGGTCTCGCCGGGGCGCCGCCCGTGCGGGTCCTGGTCGGTGCCGCCCGGCACGCCACCGTCGACGCCGCGTTGCGCCTGCTCGGATTCGGCACCCGCGCGACGATCGCCGTCGAGGCCGACGAACTCGGGCGGATGCGCCCCGAGGCGCTGCGGGCGGCCCTTGCCGACGAGAGCGGCGGGAGCGGGCCGACGATCGTGATCGCCCAGGCGGGGGAGGTCAACACCGGCGGGTTCGACCCCTTCGAGGAGGTGTGCGCGCTGGCCCGCGAACACGGCGCCTGGGTACACGTGGACGGTGCGTTCGGGCTGTGGGCGGCGGTGTCGGCGGCGGCGTCCCGGCGCGCCCTCGTCGCCGGGGTCGAGCGGGCCGACTCGTGGGCGACCGACGGCCACAAGTGGCTCAACGTCCCGTACGACTGCGGGATCGCGCTCATCGCGGACCGCGAGGCGCACCGGCGGTCGATGTCGGTCTCGGCGGATTACTTCGTCCTCGACTCCGCCGGCCGGCTCGACCCGGTCGACTGGACACCGGAGTTCAGCCGCCGGGCACGGGCCTTCGCCGTATACGCGGCGCTGCGCTCGCTCGGCCGGGCGGGGCTGCGCGATCTGGTGGACCGGTGCTGCGAGTATGCCAACCGCTTCGCCGTGCGGCTCGCCGCTCTTCCCGGGGTGACGGTGCTGAACTCGGTGGCCGGCCCAGCCGGGTCAGCCGGGTCAGCCGGCCCGGGCCGCGTCGTGGAGCTCAACCAGGTGCTGATCCGGGTGGTGGCAGACCAGGAGGGCGACCGGACGGCGGCCGGGCGGGCGGAGGGCGACCGGCTGACGGCGGCGGTCACGGCCGCGGTGACGGCGAGCGGCGAGGCGTTCGTGAGCGGCACGGTGTGGCGGGGGCGCACGGCGATGCGCATCTCGGTAAGCAACTGGTCGACCTCGGACGGCGAGGTGGAGCGGACGATCGCGGTGATCGAGGCCGCCGTCGCCGAGGCGCGGGGGACGACCGTGCGGGGGACGACCGTGCGGGGGACGACCGTGGCGGCGCCGAGCGGCGGCGGTACGCACCGCGGCGGTATCGCTTCGTAG
- a CDS encoding MFS transporter translates to MPGMRPTPGTRRAGRREWAGLAVLALPCLLLSIDVTVLYFALPFITARLAPSGAQLLWIVDIYSFVLAGLLITMGTVGDRIGRRRLLLYGAAVFGTASVLAAYATGPVMLILARAAMGAAGATLMPSTLGLIRVLFVDPDQRRVAVAIWTASFSGGVALGPLLGGFLLEHFWWGAVFLINVPVMLLLLVLGLAFLPEFRDPRPGRFDLTSAGLSLAAVLSAVYGMKRIAEHGWTAVPMTAFVVGVILGGLLVVRQRRVDQPLIDPRLFASRAVRTALAVNALALFALVGFSFFATQYLQLVAGLTPLVAGLWTMLPATAMIISVLAAPRLLRLLRLGGALGAGLVVTALGFGIASRLGVSGGLPVLLGAYAVLISGVGVVLTICTDVVLGNAPPERAGSASALSESAIEFGGALGVAVLGSIATAVYRNEVPTRAPSGLPTIAVDAARETLGGAVEVAHRLPGGLHPGGLGDMLLRVAQECYVDAMSVTALIAMTVMAVTAIAVVVVLRRDAAPSMPESSTVGSSTAGDAVAGRAESVGTEGSDRTVADSAAPGA, encoded by the coding sequence ATGCCCGGGATGCGGCCGACCCCCGGCACACGACGGGCCGGCCGCCGGGAATGGGCCGGTCTCGCCGTACTCGCCCTGCCCTGCCTGCTGCTGTCGATCGACGTGACCGTGCTGTACTTCGCCCTGCCGTTCATCACCGCACGCCTCGCCCCGAGCGGCGCCCAACTGCTCTGGATCGTCGACATCTACTCCTTCGTGCTCGCCGGCCTGCTGATCACGATGGGGACGGTCGGCGACCGGATCGGGCGTCGCCGGCTCCTGCTCTACGGCGCGGCCGTGTTCGGAACCGCGTCGGTACTCGCCGCCTACGCCACCGGCCCGGTCATGCTGATCCTCGCCCGGGCGGCGATGGGCGCCGCCGGTGCCACCCTGATGCCGTCGACCCTCGGGCTCATCCGGGTCCTGTTCGTCGATCCGGACCAGAGGCGCGTCGCCGTCGCCATCTGGACGGCGAGCTTCTCCGGCGGTGTCGCGCTGGGACCGCTGCTCGGCGGCTTCCTGCTGGAGCACTTCTGGTGGGGTGCCGTCTTCCTGATCAATGTGCCGGTGATGCTCCTGCTGCTGGTGCTGGGTCTCGCGTTCCTGCCCGAGTTCCGGGATCCGCGTCCCGGCCGCTTCGACCTGACCAGCGCCGGGCTCTCCCTCGCCGCCGTCCTCAGCGCGGTCTACGGCATGAAGCGCATCGCCGAACACGGCTGGACCGCCGTTCCGATGACCGCCTTCGTCGTCGGTGTGATCCTGGGTGGCCTCCTTGTGGTCCGGCAGCGCCGGGTCGACCAACCGCTGATCGATCCGCGGTTGTTCGCGTCCCGTGCCGTGCGCACGGCGTTGGCCGTCAACGCCCTCGCCCTGTTCGCCCTCGTCGGGTTCAGCTTCTTCGCCACTCAGTACCTGCAGCTCGTGGCGGGCCTGACCCCGCTGGTCGCCGGACTGTGGACGATGTTGCCGGCGACCGCAATGATTATCTCTGTGCTGGCCGCCCCCCGGCTGCTGCGGCTGCTGCGGCTGGGCGGCGCGCTTGGCGCGGGGCTGGTCGTCACCGCGCTGGGATTCGGCATCGCCAGTCGGCTCGGCGTCTCCGGGGGTCTGCCGGTGCTGCTCGGCGCCTATGCCGTGCTGATCAGCGGGGTCGGTGTCGTCCTCACGATCTGCACCGACGTCGTGCTCGGCAACGCCCCACCCGAACGGGCGGGTTCGGCCTCCGCCCTGTCCGAGTCGGCCATCGAGTTCGGGGGCGCGCTCGGGGTCGCCGTTCTCGGCAGCATCGCCACCGCCGTCTACCGGAACGAGGTGCCGACGCGGGCACCGTCCGGCCTGCCCACGATCGCGGTCGACGCGGCGCGGGAGACCCTCGGCGGTGCGGTGGAGGTCGCCCACCGGCTCCCCGGCGGCCTCCACCCGGGTGGTCTTGGCGACATGCTGCTGCGGGTGGCACAGGAATGCTACGTCGACGCGATGTCGGTGACCGCCCTGATTGCCATGACGGTCATGGCGGTCACGGCCATCGCCGTCGTGGTGGTGCTGCGCCGGGACGCTGCGCCGTCGATGCCTGAATCGTCAACGGTCGGATCGTCAACGGCCGGGGACGCGGTCGCCGGGCGGGCCGAGAGCGTCGGCACCGAAGGGTCCGACCGTACGGTGGCGGACTCCGCCGCTCCCGGGGCATAG